A stretch of the Actinomyces faecalis genome encodes the following:
- the hpf gene encoding ribosome hibernation-promoting factor, HPF/YfiA family, which translates to MDITVVGRNAEISSRLRDYVEEKATKVEQFDPRVQRVEVEVTHERNPRQADTAERAEITVISKGPIIRAEASSSDRFAAFDIAMGKLTERLRRARDRKKDHRRYPVDLPEGVQPPAAEDLSHLHETDDAPIEDSPKAPTEKGVAVESQLGDSPVIVRQKLHDATPMTVDEALYQMELVGHPFYLFIEKSTKQPCAVYHRHGWTYGVIRLDAQVL; encoded by the coding sequence ATGGACATCACCGTCGTCGGCCGTAACGCTGAGATCTCCTCTCGACTGCGCGACTACGTCGAGGAGAAGGCCACCAAGGTCGAGCAGTTCGACCCCCGAGTCCAGCGCGTCGAGGTCGAGGTGACCCACGAGCGCAACCCACGCCAGGCTGACACCGCCGAGCGCGCCGAGATCACCGTGATCTCCAAGGGCCCGATCATCCGGGCCGAGGCCTCCTCCTCCGACCGCTTCGCCGCCTTCGACATCGCCATGGGGAAGCTGACCGAGCGCCTGCGCCGGGCACGCGACCGCAAGAAGGACCACCGTCGTTACCCCGTGGACCTCCCCGAGGGCGTGCAGCCTCCTGCGGCCGAGGACCTCAGCCACCTGCACGAGACCGATGACGCCCCCATCGAGGACTCACCGAAGGCGCCTACCGAGAAGGGCGTCGCGGTGGAGTCCCAGTTGGGCGACTCCCCTGTCATCGTGCGCCAGAAGCTGCACGACGCCACGCCCATGACGGTCGATGAGGCCCTGTACCAGATGGAGCTGGTGGGACACCCCTTCTACCTCTTCATTGAGAAGTCGACCAAGCAGCCCTGCGCCGTCTACCACCGTCACGGGTGGACCTACGGCGTGATCCGTCT
- a CDS encoding helix-turn-helix domain-containing protein, with product MNASFLTIADVAERLQLSAQGVRALILSGDLPAIQVGARRLWRVPEDAFDEYVERQLASTRRLVAAEKASQKS from the coding sequence ATGAACGCATCTTTCCTGACCATCGCCGACGTCGCTGAGCGGCTCCAGCTCTCCGCCCAGGGCGTGCGCGCCCTCATCCTCTCGGGAGACCTGCCGGCGATCCAGGTCGGGGCTCGCCGGCTGTGGCGGGTTCCGGAGGACGCCTTCGACGAGTACGTCGAGCGCCAGCTGGCCTCCACCCGCAGGCTGGTAGCAGCCGAGAAGGCCTCACAGAAGTCCTGA
- a CDS encoding LysM peptidoglycan-binding domain-containing protein: MSLQRRLLAATALSFLLTIVLATVTIGGAHTLLLVPQEPWAPISLAWLGVLACAALTLSGAWHIASGLLALVATRDADVASSRLGQALLHLVARRGAPVVRRTVAGSLLLGIATSSPAAAQGAVPADDLGWSPVSTGATSIDPTPTDTAAPAQETRAEGTAGPSPDTSDEAPPPATPQAQSPSTPPTAVTSVPGAADGSAVPAEAAEQVPLRPAQARPSEHLPQTSPAQDHASTTPDPVGATSASTSTNGTAQRGPAATRATGSHRPLPRSSSTQPQRPVALPSRPTTSTVTVRPGDSLWTITRELLETGSRTDVSDAEVLTSWPALYELNVQVIGPDPSLIRPGTVLTVPEGLTR, translated from the coding sequence ATGTCACTGCAACGGCGCCTTCTCGCTGCGACAGCTCTCTCCTTCCTCCTCACCATCGTCCTGGCCACGGTGACGATCGGAGGGGCCCACACGCTTCTCCTCGTCCCCCAGGAACCATGGGCACCGATCAGCCTGGCCTGGCTGGGGGTGCTCGCCTGCGCGGCTCTGACCCTCAGCGGTGCGTGGCACATCGCGTCAGGCCTCCTGGCGCTGGTAGCCACCCGGGACGCCGACGTCGCCTCCAGCCGTCTAGGACAGGCCCTTCTCCACCTCGTGGCTCGACGCGGAGCACCTGTCGTACGCCGCACGGTCGCAGGCTCGCTGCTCCTTGGCATCGCCACCTCCTCACCTGCCGCCGCCCAGGGCGCCGTACCGGCCGACGACCTTGGCTGGTCGCCCGTCAGTACAGGTGCCACCAGCATCGACCCCACCCCGACCGACACCGCAGCGCCGGCTCAGGAGACCAGAGCCGAGGGCACGGCGGGTCCCTCACCTGACACCTCTGACGAGGCACCTCCGCCGGCCACACCTCAAGCCCAGTCCCCCAGCACCCCGCCCACGGCCGTCACGTCCGTACCCGGCGCTGCAGACGGGAGCGCTGTCCCCGCAGAGGCTGCGGAGCAGGTGCCACTCAGGCCCGCCCAGGCCCGTCCGTCTGAGCACCTGCCCCAGACGTCACCAGCCCAGGACCACGCCTCTACCACTCCCGACCCCGTTGGAGCCACCAGTGCGAGCACGTCCACGAACGGCACGGCACAGCGCGGTCCAGCGGCTACGCGCGCCACCGGGTCCCACCGCCCGCTGCCCCGCAGCTCGTCCACGCAGCCGCAGCGTCCGGTAGCCCTGCCCTCACGGCCGACGACCTCGACGGTCACGGTCAGGCCCGGCGACAGCCTGTGGACGATCACCAGGGAGCTCCTGGAGACCGGGAGCAGGACCGACGTCAGCGACGCCGAGGTACTCACCTCCTGGCCTGCCCTCTACGAGCTGAACGTCCAGGTCATTGGCCCGGACCCCTCGCTCATTCGTCCGGGCACCGTGCTGACGGTCCCCGAGGGCCTGACCCGCTGA
- a CDS encoding DUF6912 family protein has translation MRIYLPATAADLSADEISPRTAHAATAALAAALPDEDEEGLEVSASLCAADSSLVRLAEPEAVGAADRRVVVAADVEAAQVRELAVEGDVLPGTVEVVAVVSWDEVAALLVDDVEAEADVRLARTGDEEAFERAADADLLWFDVSEREHLAAQLG, from the coding sequence ATGCGTATCTACCTTCCGGCTACTGCTGCCGACCTGTCCGCTGACGAGATCAGCCCCCGTACGGCCCACGCGGCGACTGCCGCGCTCGCAGCCGCTCTGCCGGACGAGGACGAGGAGGGGCTTGAGGTCTCAGCGAGCCTGTGCGCTGCTGACTCCTCGCTGGTCCGTCTTGCAGAGCCTGAGGCGGTGGGTGCCGCAGATCGTCGTGTGGTGGTAGCGGCTGATGTCGAGGCTGCTCAGGTACGTGAGCTGGCGGTGGAAGGAGACGTCCTGCCCGGCACGGTTGAGGTGGTTGCCGTCGTGAGCTGGGACGAGGTAGCGGCGCTCCTGGTCGACGACGTCGAGGCCGAGGCAGACGTCCGCCTCGCCCGTACCGGTGACGAGGAGGCCTTCGAGCGTGCGGCGGACGCTGACCTGCTCTGGTTCGACGTCTCCGAGCGTGAGCACCTTGCTGCCCAGCTTGGCTAG
- the secA gene encoding preprotein translocase subunit SecA — translation MSLVDRILRIGEGRTLKRLDAIAHQVESLADAYRELTDDDLKEATDELRKRYADGESLDALLPEAFATVCEAADRVLGMRPYHVQIMGGAALHLGNIAEMKTGEGKTLVATMPSYLRALTGKGVHVVTVNDYLAEYQSDLMGRIHRFLGLTTGCILAGQTPAERRQQYAMDITYGTNNEFGFDYLRDNMAQRPEDLVQRGHAFVIVDEVDSILIDEARTPLIISGPATGDVNKWYQEFAKVAERLTAGKDYEVDEKKRTVGVLAPGIDRVEDYLGIDNLYESENTPLIGFLNNAIKAKELFHLDKDYIVRDGEVLIVDEHTGRVLPGRRYNEGMHQAIEAKERVEIKAENQTLATITLQNYFRLYPEGSRSGMTGTAETEAAEFAGTYKIGVVPIPTNKPMIRADQPDLVYKSVRSKLQAVVDDIEERHGAGQPVLVGTTSVEKSEQLSQMLTRRGIPHEVLNAKQHAREAAVVAMAGRKGAVTVATNMAGRGTDIMLGGNAEHIAVTALKESGLDPEEDSEAYEKAWPAALEAAREACKAEHDEVVALGGLYVLGTERHESRRIDNQLRGRSGRQGDPGESRFYLSMEDDLMRMFASGLAQRIMGSDAYPDDVPLESKMVSKTIASAQRQVESRNYEIRKNVLKYDDVMTEQREKVYSERRRVLDGEDLEPQMEAFRARTVETVVASRTSEGRPDQWDLDGLWDDLGRLYPVGLSRSEILDEVGGLDGLTAERLSSELAEDAAVAYEDAERRLDGNPVALAQLGPEPMRTLERRVLLAVVDKRWREHLYEMDYLKEGIGLRAMAQRDPLVEYANEGAHMFKAMMEGIREETVEQVFANAARFDAAAKRAQEEAQTGSGAGTVMGDTGRQEMNQRVSYSAPGEDGTAGERGGQAAGSEETTGMNRADRRAAKRRR, via the coding sequence ATGTCGCTTGTCGACCGGATCCTTCGCATCGGAGAGGGGCGCACCCTCAAGAGGCTCGACGCCATCGCGCACCAGGTCGAGTCGCTCGCAGACGCCTACCGCGAGCTCACCGATGACGACCTCAAGGAGGCCACCGACGAGCTCAGGAAGCGTTATGCCGACGGCGAGAGCCTGGACGCGCTGCTGCCGGAGGCCTTTGCCACGGTGTGCGAGGCGGCTGACCGAGTTCTGGGCATGCGGCCCTATCACGTTCAGATTATGGGCGGCGCGGCCCTGCACCTGGGCAACATCGCCGAGATGAAGACCGGTGAGGGCAAGACCCTGGTCGCCACCATGCCCTCCTACCTGCGGGCGCTGACGGGCAAGGGCGTGCACGTCGTGACCGTGAACGACTACCTGGCGGAGTACCAGTCCGACCTCATGGGGCGTATCCACCGCTTCCTGGGCCTGACCACCGGGTGCATCCTGGCCGGGCAGACCCCGGCCGAGCGTCGCCAGCAGTACGCCATGGACATCACCTACGGCACGAACAACGAGTTCGGCTTTGACTACCTGCGTGACAACATGGCCCAGCGCCCGGAGGACCTGGTCCAGCGCGGGCACGCCTTCGTCATCGTCGACGAGGTCGACTCCATCCTCATCGACGAGGCCCGTACCCCGCTGATCATCTCCGGTCCCGCGACCGGCGACGTCAACAAGTGGTACCAGGAGTTCGCCAAGGTGGCCGAGCGCCTGACCGCCGGCAAGGACTACGAGGTCGACGAGAAGAAGCGTACCGTCGGGGTGCTTGCGCCAGGGATCGACCGGGTCGAGGACTACCTGGGGATCGACAACCTCTACGAGTCTGAGAACACCCCGCTCATCGGATTCCTGAACAACGCCATCAAGGCCAAGGAGCTCTTCCACCTGGACAAGGACTACATCGTCCGCGACGGCGAGGTCCTCATCGTCGACGAGCACACCGGTCGTGTCCTGCCCGGGCGTCGTTACAACGAGGGCATGCACCAGGCCATCGAGGCCAAGGAGCGGGTGGAGATCAAGGCTGAGAACCAGACCCTGGCCACGATCACCCTCCAGAACTACTTCCGGCTCTACCCTGAGGGCTCGCGCTCGGGCATGACTGGTACCGCTGAGACCGAGGCGGCCGAGTTCGCCGGCACCTACAAGATCGGCGTGGTTCCTATCCCCACGAACAAGCCGATGATCCGTGCCGACCAGCCTGACCTGGTCTACAAGTCCGTGCGCTCCAAGCTGCAGGCCGTGGTGGACGACATCGAGGAGCGTCACGGTGCCGGCCAGCCCGTCCTGGTGGGTACCACGAGCGTGGAGAAGTCTGAGCAGCTGTCCCAGATGCTGACCCGGCGCGGCATCCCGCACGAGGTCCTCAACGCCAAGCAGCACGCGCGTGAGGCGGCTGTGGTCGCGATGGCGGGACGCAAGGGCGCGGTGACGGTTGCCACCAACATGGCTGGCCGTGGTACCGACATCATGCTCGGTGGCAACGCCGAGCACATCGCGGTCACGGCGCTCAAGGAGTCAGGGCTGGACCCGGAGGAGGACTCCGAGGCCTATGAGAAGGCCTGGCCGGCAGCGCTGGAGGCCGCCCGCGAGGCCTGCAAGGCTGAGCACGACGAGGTCGTGGCGCTGGGAGGCCTGTACGTGCTGGGCACCGAGCGCCACGAGTCGCGCCGTATCGACAACCAGCTGCGCGGTCGTTCCGGACGTCAGGGAGACCCGGGTGAGTCCCGCTTCTACCTGTCCATGGAGGACGACCTGATGCGTATGTTCGCCTCCGGCCTGGCGCAGCGCATCATGGGCTCGGACGCCTACCCCGACGACGTGCCGCTGGAGTCGAAGATGGTCTCCAAGACCATTGCCTCGGCGCAGCGGCAGGTCGAGTCACGCAACTACGAGATCCGTAAGAACGTCCTCAAGTACGACGACGTCATGACGGAGCAGCGCGAGAAGGTCTACTCCGAGCGTCGCCGTGTGCTCGACGGCGAGGACCTGGAGCCGCAGATGGAGGCCTTCCGCGCACGTACCGTGGAGACGGTGGTGGCCTCGCGTACCAGTGAGGGCCGCCCTGACCAGTGGGACCTGGACGGCCTGTGGGACGACCTCGGCCGCCTCTATCCGGTGGGACTGAGCAGGAGCGAGATCCTCGACGAGGTCGGTGGGCTTGACGGGCTCACTGCCGAGCGTCTGAGCTCTGAGCTCGCTGAGGACGCGGCAGTGGCCTACGAGGACGCTGAGCGGCGACTGGACGGCAACCCCGTGGCGCTGGCCCAGCTCGGGCCGGAGCCGATGCGTACGCTGGAGCGGCGGGTGCTCCTGGCCGTGGTGGACAAGCGCTGGCGTGAGCACCTGTATGAGATGGACTATCTCAAGGAGGGCATTGGCCTGCGCGCCATGGCCCAGAGGGACCCGTTGGTTGAGTACGCCAACGAGGGCGCCCACATGTTCAAGGCCATGATGGAGGGCATCCGCGAGGAGACGGTGGAGCAGGTCTTCGCCAACGCCGCTCGCTTCGACGCTGCCGCCAAGCGGGCGCAGGAGGAGGCTCAGACTGGCTCAGGCGCGGGTACCGTCATGGGTGACACCGGCCGCCAGGAGATGAACCAGCGTGTGAGCTACTCGGCACCCGGCGAGGACGGCACTGCCGGGGAGCGCGGCGGGCAGGCGGCCGGCTCGGAGGAGACGACTGGCATGAACCGTGCTGACCGACGGGCTGCCAAGCGACGTCGCTGA
- a CDS encoding ComF family protein produces the protein MCSNPPPSPSRPAPLPGLLPARLRPLASTTTSLLQEAASVLLPARCAGCGTWETRLCLQCRSLLAGPLAPVPQADGAGDLPVHALTSYTGPVRALVLGWKNGGREDLTQTMREAGERAGQLWPRTLEATTAGQIARCSRLLVVPAPSGPTRRLRGRLVAADLADAVARGLARAWPEHADLTVLSTDLLRRAPQIGAAHQSGRSARRRRSNRARPPRVLAPVAGLPVLLVDDVVTTGSTLGSCARALESAGAWCVGALVLAAAPSPRAQVTVVPGR, from the coding sequence GTGTGCTCCAACCCGCCTCCGTCCCCGTCTCGCCCGGCCCCGTTGCCGGGGCTCCTGCCGGCGCGGCTGCGCCCCCTCGCGTCCACGACCACCAGCCTTCTGCAGGAGGCTGCGAGCGTCCTCCTGCCCGCGCGCTGCGCCGGCTGCGGGACCTGGGAGACACGGCTGTGCCTCCAGTGCCGCTCGCTCCTGGCCGGTCCGCTGGCTCCGGTCCCTCAGGCCGACGGCGCAGGGGACCTCCCCGTACACGCCCTGACCAGCTACACCGGACCCGTACGCGCCCTGGTGCTGGGATGGAAGAACGGCGGGCGGGAGGACCTCACTCAGACCATGCGGGAGGCTGGTGAGCGAGCCGGCCAGCTGTGGCCCCGCACGCTGGAGGCCACGACCGCAGGCCAGATAGCCCGCTGCAGCCGGCTCCTCGTGGTCCCGGCCCCCTCGGGTCCCACGCGCCGGCTACGCGGCCGGCTGGTGGCCGCTGACCTCGCCGACGCCGTCGCCCGCGGTCTCGCTCGGGCCTGGCCCGAGCACGCAGACCTCACGGTCCTGTCCACCGACCTCCTGCGACGCGCTCCCCAGATCGGCGCCGCGCACCAGAGCGGACGCTCCGCACGCCGTCGGCGCTCCAACCGCGCCCGGCCCCCGCGCGTGCTCGCACCGGTAGCCGGGCTGCCGGTGCTCCTGGTCGACGACGTGGTCACCACCGGCTCGACCCTCGGCTCGTGCGCACGGGCGCTGGAGTCCGCGGGCGCCTGGTGCGTGGGCGCCCTGGTCCTGGCAGCCGCTCCCTCGCCCCGCGCTCAGGTCACCGTCGTCCCTGGCCGATGA
- a CDS encoding Rv3235 family protein: protein MTTLTAPAQPRLSAVRRLPTAADALVLADLLHNAPAELTHAPSHPLQEAGQLGRGPGRWDRLRFVPRVEEAEVTAEAIRESRAHQPRVPGTSPASATSPATATRMAQALVTAAAEVLAGLRPVDHMSGWTTPELFDALARRAGLARRVLGETTSPRPRPRRASVQLTPSGACEAMVLLDVGPRLRAAAARLEMHRGRWVLAVIEIG, encoded by the coding sequence ATGACCACCCTCACCGCACCAGCACAGCCCCGTCTCTCCGCCGTCAGGCGCCTGCCCACAGCGGCCGACGCGCTCGTGCTGGCGGACCTGCTGCACAACGCACCAGCCGAGCTCACGCACGCCCCCAGCCACCCTCTGCAGGAAGCCGGGCAGCTCGGCCGGGGGCCAGGCAGGTGGGACCGGCTGCGCTTCGTTCCACGGGTAGAAGAGGCGGAGGTGACGGCGGAGGCGATCCGCGAGTCCAGGGCGCACCAGCCCCGGGTACCCGGCACCAGCCCCGCTTCCGCTACCTCCCCGGCGACCGCCACACGGATGGCTCAGGCGCTGGTCACGGCCGCAGCCGAGGTCCTGGCGGGCCTGAGGCCGGTAGACCACATGTCAGGCTGGACCACACCCGAGCTCTTTGACGCGCTCGCACGTCGAGCAGGACTGGCTCGCAGGGTCCTCGGAGAGACCACCTCTCCCCGCCCTCGCCCGCGCCGAGCCAGCGTCCAGCTCACTCCTTCGGGGGCCTGCGAGGCCATGGTGCTGCTCGACGTCGGTCCGCGCCTACGAGCAGCAGCGGCGCGCCTGGAGATGCACCGCGGCCGCTGGGTCCTCGCCGTCATCGAGATCGGCTGA